One Chryseobacterium sp. StRB126 genomic region harbors:
- a CDS encoding hemin-degrading factor: MSILVNDLKEKWEALKAENPHVRIRNAATQFGVSEAELLVTSIGEGVTVLNPDFPGILTEAEKLGKVMALTRNDECVHERKGIYQNGDFSSPHAQLFVGEDIDLRIFLNHWKFAFAVVEGDKKSIQFFGKDGLALHKIYLTKNSDEAAFDAIVEKFKAEGQNQTFTFEAVAPKQAEKPDAEIDVEGFKKAWTELKDTHDFFMMTRKFGVSRTQALRLAPEGFTQKIDNSKVVNILEEASEKGTPIMVFVGNRGIIQIHTGNVKKTLWHQQWFNVMDPDFNLHLDVTKIAEAWIVKKPTEDGEVTAIEVFNKEGDFIVQFFGKRKPGIPELQEWKDLVATLEQ, translated from the coding sequence ATGAGCATATTAGTGAATGATTTAAAGGAAAAATGGGAAGCTCTGAAAGCTGAAAATCCACATGTAAGAATAAGAAATGCTGCAACACAGTTTGGAGTAAGCGAAGCCGAGCTATTGGTAACAAGCATCGGAGAAGGAGTTACAGTTTTAAACCCTGACTTTCCGGGAATTCTTACAGAAGCAGAGAAATTAGGAAAAGTAATGGCACTTACCCGTAATGATGAGTGTGTTCATGAAAGAAAAGGAATTTACCAAAACGGAGATTTCAGCAGTCCTCACGCTCAGCTTTTCGTAGGTGAAGACATTGATCTTAGAATATTCCTTAACCATTGGAAGTTCGCATTTGCAGTAGTAGAGGGAGATAAGAAAAGCATTCAGTTCTTTGGAAAAGACGGATTGGCACTGCATAAAATCTACTTAACTAAAAACAGTGATGAGGCTGCTTTCGATGCTATTGTTGAAAAATTTAAAGCGGAAGGACAAAACCAGACTTTCACCTTTGAAGCAGTCGCTCCAAAACAAGCAGAGAAGCCAGATGCCGAAATAGATGTTGAAGGATTCAAAAAAGCATGGACAGAACTAAAAGATACACATGATTTCTTCATGATGACGAGAAAATTTGGGGTAAGCAGAACACAGGCTCTAAGACTGGCTCCGGAAGGATTTACTCAAAAGATTGATAACTCAAAAGTAGTCAACATTCTTGAAGAAGCTTCTGAAAAGGGTACGCCCATAATGGTTTTCGTAGGAAACAGAGGTATTATTCAGATTCATACCGGAAATGTAAAGAAAACCCTTTGGCATCAGCAATGGTTCAATGTAATGGATCCTGATTTCAACCTGCACTTAGATGTAACGAAAATTGCAGAAGCATGGATTGTGAAAAAACCAACTGAAGACGGAGAGGTTACGGCTATCGAAGTATTCAATAAAGAAGGAGACTTCATCGTTCAGTTCTTTGGAAAAAGAAAACCAGGAATTCCTGAACTTCAGGAATGGAAAGATCTTGTAGCAACTCTTGAACAATAA
- a CDS encoding ChaN family lipoprotein, whose product MKNILIAIFLAGFCSLNAQNFKAYQFYDQKGKEVKTDKLVKELADYDVVFFGENHNSSINHWLQLKITEALYEKKNGQLILGAEMFERDNQAQLNQYLNGKFDAKTLKDSVRLWNNYATDYKPLVDFAKKNKLNFIATNIPRRYASQTAKEGIESLNKLSDKEKTYIAQLPIKVTLDTPGYPEMKAMMGDHAEGTKVMNFISAQATKDATMAESILKNIQAGKTFIHYNGNYHSKEFGGTYWYIKQKNPNLKMAVISVFESEDPELKVPSKEYIPTEFNLVIPGDMTKTF is encoded by the coding sequence ATGAAGAATATTTTGATAGCGATTTTCCTGGCAGGTTTCTGTTCCCTTAATGCACAGAACTTTAAAGCATATCAGTTTTATGATCAAAAGGGTAAAGAGGTAAAAACAGATAAATTGGTTAAGGAATTGGCAGATTATGATGTAGTTTTCTTTGGCGAAAATCATAACAGCTCCATCAATCACTGGCTTCAGCTTAAAATAACAGAAGCTTTGTATGAAAAGAAAAACGGACAGCTTATTCTGGGTGCCGAAATGTTTGAAAGAGACAATCAGGCTCAGCTGAATCAGTATTTGAATGGGAAATTTGATGCAAAAACATTGAAAGACTCTGTCCGGTTATGGAATAACTATGCCACAGACTACAAACCCCTGGTAGATTTTGCTAAAAAAAACAAACTGAACTTTATCGCAACGAATATTCCGAGAAGATATGCCTCACAAACAGCAAAAGAAGGAATTGAATCTTTGAATAAGCTAAGCGATAAAGAAAAAACATACATTGCTCAATTACCGATCAAAGTAACTTTAGACACACCGGGATATCCTGAAATGAAAGCCATGATGGGCGATCATGCAGAAGGAACCAAAGTAATGAATTTTATTTCTGCACAAGCAACAAAGGATGCAACCATGGCTGAATCTATCCTGAAAAATATTCAGGCAGGGAAAACCTTTATTCATTATAACGGTAATTATCACAGCAAAGAATTTGGCGGAACTTATTGGTATATCAAACAGAAAAATCCAAATTTAAAAATGGCCGTAATTTCTGTTTTTGAATCAGAAGATCCTGAACTGAAAGTTCCTTCAAAAGAGTATATCCCAACGGAGTTCAATCTGGTTATTCCCGGTGATATGACGAAGACTTTTTAA
- a CDS encoding peptide deformylase — MKKISILFILFAGLLDAQKLTSDELSIINQGNADSALPIYQTTDAHQHKTLLSISSEINPTDSNTAVLVKRMKESLLSTDGGVGIAAPQVGINRKVIWVQRFDKEGTPLEYFINPVIVWRSDLQNLGPEGDLSIPDFRDQFYRSKVIQLEYLDLKGQKYSEIVEGFTAVIFQHEIDHLFGILISDKKEKEKNDSYKKVDAYQKSDLNKR, encoded by the coding sequence ATGAAAAAAATATCCATTCTATTTATACTTTTTGCAGGGCTGCTTGATGCCCAGAAACTAACTTCTGATGAACTGTCTATTATCAATCAGGGGAATGCAGATTCGGCGTTACCAATCTATCAGACTACCGATGCTCATCAACATAAAACTTTGCTGAGTATTTCTTCAGAGATTAATCCAACTGACTCTAATACTGCTGTTCTTGTGAAGAGAATGAAGGAATCTCTTCTTTCAACTGATGGCGGAGTAGGTATTGCAGCTCCACAGGTAGGAATTAACCGAAAAGTGATCTGGGTACAACGCTTTGACAAAGAAGGAACTCCTTTAGAATACTTTATCAATCCGGTGATTGTATGGAGGTCTGATTTGCAGAATCTGGGACCTGAAGGTGACTTATCAATTCCTGATTTCAGAGATCAGTTTTACAGAAGCAAAGTCATTCAACTGGAATATTTGGATTTGAAAGGGCAAAAATATTCAGAAATAGTAGAAGGCTTCACCGCTGTGATTTTCCAGCACGAAATAGATCACCTTTTCGGAATTTTAATCTCCGATAAAAAAGAAAAAGAGAAAAACGATTCTTACAAAAAGGTAGATGCCTACCAGAAAAGTGATCTGAATAAAAGATAA